The Ornithinimicrobium sufpigmenti genome includes the window ATGCGCCTGGTCTCGACGCCGCCGCGCGCCGGGGGCGCCACCGTGAGCAGACGCAGGTTGGCCTTGGTGCGCAGCAGCTCCAGCGCCCCGGGCTCGAAGTCGGGGGCGAGGACCACCTCGGTGAAGACGTCCTTGACCTGCTCGGCCATCGCCACGGTCACCGGTCGGTTGGCCGCGATGATGCCGCCGAAGGCCGAGAGCGGGTCGCAGGCGTGCGCCTTGGCGTGCGCCCGGGCGATGTCGGTGCCGACCGCGATCCCGCACGGGTTGGCGTGCTTGATGATTGCGACCGTCGGCTGGTCGCCGTGGTCGTGCGCGGCCCGCCACGCGGCGTCGGCGTCGAGGTAGTTGTTGTAGGACATCTCCTTGCCGCCGAGCTGCTCGGCCTGCGCCAGACCGGGGTGCGGCGCGAAGCCGTCGGTGTAGAGGGCGGCCCGCTGGTGCGGGTTCTCGCCGTAGCGCAGCACCGCCTTCTTCTCCCAGGTCGCGCCGACCCACGCCGGGAAGCCGGTGCCAGATGACGGCGCGTTGGTGTCGTCCGGTGCCTGCGCCAGCATCCAGGAGGCGACGGCGACGTCGTAGCTGGCGGTGTGCACGAACGCCTGGGCAGCCAGCGCCCGACGCTCGTCGAGCGTGCTGCCGCCCGCCCCGACGGTCTCGAGGAGCTGCGGGTATGCCGTGGGGCTGGTCACCACGGCGACGCTGCGGTGGTTCTTGGCGGCGGCGCGCACCATCGAGGGGCCACCGATGTCGATCTGCTCCACGCACTCGTCCTGGCTGGCGCCGGACTGCACGGTCTCGGTGAAGGGGTAGAGGTTAACGACCACGAGGTCGAAGGCCTCGATGCCGAGGTCCTCGAGCTGGGTCAGGTGGTCGGGGTTGGTGGTGTCGGCCAGGATGCCGGCGTGCACGCGCGGGTGCAGCGTCTTGACCCGGCCGTCGAGGCACTCGGGGAAGCCGGTGAGCTCCTCGACCCGGGTGACGGGGACGCCGGCCCCCTCGATCCGCCCGGCGGTCGAGCCGGTGGACACGATCGCGACGCCCGCCTCGTGCAGGCCTAGGGCCAGCTCATCCAACCCGGTCTTGTCGTAGACGGAGACGAGGGCGCGGCGGATCGGGCGGCGGTCGGTGTGCTGGCTGGTGGTCACGGAGTTCTCCTCGCGGTGGCTGGGCTCGGCGGGCACCCAGGCGGGCGATGCCCACGAACTCTCACTCCCCGGTGGTGACCCACCCGCGCCAGTCGTGTGCGGTCAGTCTAGTGGGCCTTCTCGGGAGCTTCCGCAGCCAGCCGGGCGCGGAGCCGCCGGTGCCGGTGCGCGAAGAGCGCGTCGAGGCCGCGCCGCACGACGGCCCGTGCCGGTGCCGGCAGGGGCACGCGCGGCACCATCGTCAGCTCGTCGGTCACGCGGGTGCGCCCCTCCCCCAGGTCCTCGAGGCTGCGCCGGTGCTCCCAGACGCGGGCACTGAGCATCCAGGAGCGTTCGTGGAACCGGTGGGGCGGCTCCACCGACACCAGCTGCAGGTGGTCGAAGTCGACCGGCACCAGGCCCGCGAGGCGCAGCCAGGCCCGGCCCAGCGGCACCCCGACCGGCACGGTGTCGACGGTCTTGCCCCGGTGCCGGGCCGGCATGGTCATCGAGAGCACGGGGCGCAGCTCGTGGTCGATGCCCTCCGGGGTGACGACCAGGTCCCACACCTGCTGGCGGGGCGCCGCCACGATGACCGAGCGGGTGAGCCGGACCTCGTTCGCCTCCTGGCCCATGTCAGGACCGGTCGGGTGCGCCGGGTCGGTCGGGTGCCCCGGGTCGACCAGGCTCGTCGGGGCGGTGCGCGGCCTCTCCGACCAGCCGTGGGAGCAGCTCGACGAGCATCGCCCGCTCCACGACCTTGATCCGCTCGTGCAGGCTCTCCTCGGTGTCGTCCTCGCGCACCTCGACCGCCCGTTGGGCCAGGATCCCCCCGGTGTCGATGCCGGCGTCGACCTCGAAGAGCGTCGCCCCGGTGACCTTGACCCCGTGCGCCAGGGCGTCCCGCACGCCGTGCGCGCCGGGGAAGCTGGGCAGCAGGGCCGGGTGGGTGTTGACGATGCGGAAGCGCGAGAGCGCCGGCTCCCCCACAATCTTCATGAACCCGGCGCACACGACCAGGGCGGGCGCGTAGGCGCCGATCGCGTCGGCCAGCGCCCGGTCCCAGGTCGCCCGGTCCGGGTGGTCCGCCAACCGTTCCACGAAGGTGGGTATGCCGTGCCGCCGCGCCCTGGCCAGCCCCTCGATCCCGTCGCGGTCGGCCCCGACGGCGACCACCTCGACGCCGTAGCCGGGGTCGGCGCTGGCGTCGAGCACAGCCTGGAGCAGGGTGCCGCTGCCGGAGACGAGGACGACGACGGGCGTCCGGGGTGGTGGGGTCACGCTCGGCAGTCTAGGAGGGCGAGGAGGCGGCCGGGCGCGAGAGGCGGCGGGCCCGGACGAGGTGCAGCAGGGTGACGACGGCGAGCGCCCCGGCGGCCACCTCGAGAGTCAGCAGCCCGGCGAGGAGCCCGGGCTCCACGCCGACGCGGCCGAGCCGCCCCGGGGTCAGCCCACCGGTGGCCAGCCAGCCCAGGACGAGCGTGGCCGCACCGACGACCGCGGACGCGCCGAGCGCGACCTGGGCCTTGGTCCACCACGAGGAGAGCCGGGAGGTGACCTCGACGGCCCGGTAGCCGATCCAGGCCCCGGCCAGGACGAGGACCATCGCCCACATCCCGGGCGGCAGGGTCCCGGGCTCCGGGAGGGCGCCGAGCACCGGGATGAGCGGCAGGTCGCCGGCGGTGGAGTGGGACCAGCCGACGTGCACCGTGCCGACGGTCAGCCCGGCCCCGGAGAGCCAGCCCAGCGCCCACACCATGAGGTTGGGGAGGGCGGCGAGCTGAGCGAGCGTGAGCACAGCGGTGCCCGTGACGCCGGCGTCGAGGCTGCCGTAGAGGCTGAGGATCCGCTCACCGCGCAGCAGCAGCAGGCCCAGCACCAGCAGGAAGCACACCGCGGCCAGCGCGACCAGCACCTCCAGCGCGGGCGGCACCGCCCTCCGGATCAGCACCGGCGTGCGGTCGCGCACCCAGGCCATCCCGGCATCGACCGCGGGGTGCTCCTCGCGCCGGTGGTCCCGCCACCACACCAGGGCGACGGCGGCCAGCGGGATGAGGACGGCACCGGGGACGAGGCTGGGCAGCCGGACCGGCGCGATCCCGAAGCTGGCGGTGTGGGCCAGCGCAAGGGAGGCGGCCAGGTAGGAGAGGACGAAGACCGTGGCGTCGGTGGCGCCCAGGGCGTGCCAGGCCGAGCGCCAGCCGCCGATGTGCGGGACCCGCTGCGCGAGCCCGGGGCGGCTGAGGATGACCTGACGGGCGGCATACCAGCACAGCAGGAGCGGTAGTGCGGTGAGCAGCAAGGGTGCGAAGACGACCTCCGCCACGGGCGTGACGACCTGGGCGCGGTGCGCCAGGGCCCACAGGTCGACGGAGACGCCGGCGCTCTGCCAGAGGCTGGCGGTGCTGCGCTCGTCGCCGGCCCACGCGAGCAGGGTCGGGATCGCCAGGATCAGCACCCCGAGCGCGACGCACACCGCGCCGGCCACCGCTGCGCCGAGGACCTCCCCGACCCGTCGGACGGTGAGCACGGGGGCCCGCTGCGGCTCGGGGCCGGGCGTGGGGGTCGTCTCGGAGCGCTCCAGCACAGTCATCGCCTCCATGCTCACGGACGGTGCGGCCCGCGACCGGGAGGCGCGCCGCAGACATGCCGCGGCGCCCGGTGCACTGGGTGCGACCGGGCGCCGTCGGGCTGCCTGGACCGGGTCAGCCGAGGCCGTCGATGATCTCCCGCATCAGCATGGCGGTCTCCGAGGGGGTCTTGCCGACCTTGACCCCGGCGGCCTCCAGGGCCTCCTTCTTGGCCTGAGCGGTGCCGGAGGAGCCGGAGACGATGGCGCCGGCGTGGCCCATGGTCTTGCCCTCCGGGGCGGTGAAGCCGGCGACGTAGCCGACGAC containing:
- a CDS encoding cell division protein PerM translates to MEAMTVLERSETTPTPGPEPQRAPVLTVRRVGEVLGAAVAGAVCVALGVLILAIPTLLAWAGDERSTASLWQSAGVSVDLWALAHRAQVVTPVAEVVFAPLLLTALPLLLCWYAARQVILSRPGLAQRVPHIGGWRSAWHALGATDATVFVLSYLAASLALAHTASFGIAPVRLPSLVPGAVLIPLAAVALVWWRDHRREEHPAVDAGMAWVRDRTPVLIRRAVPPALEVLVALAAVCFLLVLGLLLLRGERILSLYGSLDAGVTGTAVLTLAQLAALPNLMVWALGWLSGAGLTVGTVHVGWSHSTAGDLPLIPVLGALPEPGTLPPGMWAMVLVLAGAWIGYRAVEVTSRLSSWWTKAQVALGASAVVGAATLVLGWLATGGLTPGRLGRVGVEPGLLAGLLTLEVAAGALAVVTLLHLVRARRLSRPAASSPS
- the purH gene encoding bifunctional phosphoribosylaminoimidazolecarboxamide formyltransferase/IMP cyclohydrolase, whose translation is MTTSQHTDRRPIRRALVSVYDKTGLDELALGLHEAGVAIVSTGSTAGRIEGAGVPVTRVEELTGFPECLDGRVKTLHPRVHAGILADTTNPDHLTQLEDLGIEAFDLVVVNLYPFTETVQSGASQDECVEQIDIGGPSMVRAAAKNHRSVAVVTSPTAYPQLLETVGAGGSTLDERRALAAQAFVHTASYDVAVASWMLAQAPDDTNAPSSGTGFPAWVGATWEKKAVLRYGENPHQRAALYTDGFAPHPGLAQAEQLGGKEMSYNNYLDADAAWRAAHDHGDQPTVAIIKHANPCGIAVGTDIARAHAKAHACDPLSAFGGIIAANRPVTVAMAEQVKDVFTEVVLAPDFEPGALELLRTKANLRLLTVAPPARGGVETRRISGGLLMQSVDTVEAEVEDGGDDASRWRLVAGEAADEATVADLQFAWRAVRATKSNAILLADDGASVGVGMGQVNRVDSCHLAVSRAGERATGSVAASDAFFPFADGLQVLLGAGVRAVVAPGGSIRDEEVVEAARAAGVTLYFTGTRHFAH
- the purN gene encoding phosphoribosylglycinamide formyltransferase; this encodes MTPPPRTPVVVLVSGSGTLLQAVLDASADPGYGVEVVAVGADRDGIEGLARARRHGIPTFVERLADHPDRATWDRALADAIGAYAPALVVCAGFMKIVGEPALSRFRIVNTHPALLPSFPGAHGVRDALAHGVKVTGATLFEVDAGIDTGGILAQRAVEVREDDTEESLHERIKVVERAMLVELLPRLVGEAAHRPDEPGRPGAPDRPGAPDRS